The Megalobrama amblycephala isolate DHTTF-2021 linkage group LG7, ASM1881202v1, whole genome shotgun sequence genome window below encodes:
- the parn gene encoding poly(A)-specific ribonuclease PARN isoform X1 — translation MEVTRQNFKEVLPEVCNAVQEADFISIDGEFTGISDGPSVSALTNGLDTPEERYTKLRKHSMNFLLFQFGICTFRYDQAQSTYITRAFNFYIFPKPFSRTSPDIKFICQSSSIDFLASQGFDFNKVFRSGIPYLTREEESQLREQYEERRSQMNGAGPVTYTPPSGTGVCSVPEDQRDFIRTVEQKVDALLNGSDQTLDLEPCTGFQRKLIYQTFNSKFPKLHVETLETEKKERFIQISKVDEEERRRREQQKQQREQEELNDAVGFSRVIRAISKSGKLVVGHNMLLDVMHTIHQFCAPLPEELDDFKEVAMSVFPRLLDTKLMASTQPFKEVISNTSLAELHKQLREKPFKSPTTECPEGLRSYDTSTEQLHEAGYDAFITGLCFISMANHLGSFLTPPKSHISARSKLLEPFYNKLFLMRVIDIPYLNMSGPDLQPKRDHVLYVTFPKEWKTSDLYQLFSAFGNIQVSWIDDTSAFVSLSQTEQVQIAMNTSRYAESYRIQTYAEYLQARQKNTCSSRKWASDGWADTSYSAAAMATSRLHAVKRSISPSLEEQNHEADSSWTTYSGVKKIKTDGSCSQTYADVAGSEASCDWPRLQPEGGASVSPVQEEAEPEESSANPSQGKRSRKHKKRKSDASETTPPTLFDVPRVW, via the exons ATGGAGGTCACGAGACAGA ATTTTAAGGAGGTTCTTCCAGAGGTGTGTAACGCGGTGCAGGAGGCGGATTTCATCTCGATAGACGGAGAGTTCACAG GAATCAGTGACGGGCCGTCAGTCAGTGCTCTGACCAATGGACTGGACACACCGGAGGAGAGATACACCAAACTGAGGAag CACTCCATGAACTTCTTGCTGTTCCAGTTCGGCATCTGCACCTTCAGATACGACCAGGCCCAGTCGAC GTACATCACTAGAGCCTTCAACTTCTACATCTTCCCCAAGCCCTTCAGCCGCACGTCTCCAGACATCAAGTTCATCTGTCAG AGCTCCAGCATCGACTTCCTGGCCAGCCAGGGCTTCGACTTCAACAAGGTGTTCCGCAGCG GGATCCCGTACCTGACGCGGGAGGAGGAGTCTCAGCTGAGGGAGCAGTATGAGGAGAGGCGGAGTCAGATGAACGGGGCGGGGCCGGTCACGTACACGCCCCCCTCGGGAACGGGCGTCTGCAGCGTGCCTGAGGACCAGAGAGACTTCATCAGGACCGTGGA gcaGAAGGTGGACGCTCTCCTGAACGGCTCTGATCAGACTCTGGATCTGGAGCCCTGCACCGG GTTTCAGAGGAAGCTCATCTATCAGACGTTCAACTCAAA GTTTCCTAAACTTCACGTGGAGACGCTGGAGACAGAGAAG aagGAGCGTTTCATCCAGATCAGTAAGGTGGATGaagaggagaggaggaggagagagcAGCAGAAACAGCAGAGAGAGCAG GAAGAGCTGAACGACGCTGTGGGTTTCTCTAGGGTTATTAGAGCCATCTCCAAATCT GGGAAGCTGGTGGTGGGTCACAACATGCTGCTGGACGTCATGCACACCATCCATCAGTTCTGCGCGCCGCTGCCTGAG gaGCTGGACGACTTTAAGGAGGTGGCCATGTCTGTGTTTCCCAG GTTGTTGGACACCAAGCTGATGGCATCCACGCAGCCCTTCAAG GAGGTCATCAGCAACACATCACTGGCTGAACTGCACAAACAGCTGAGAGAGAAACCCTTCAAATCTCCCACCActg AGTGTCCTGAAGGCCTCCGGAGTTACGACACGTCCACAGAGCAGCTTCATGAAGCAGGTTATGACGCCTTCATCACTGGACTGTGCTTCATCTCCATGGCAAACCACCTGg GGTCTTTCCTCACTCCTCCAAAGAGTCACATCTCTGCTCGCTCCAAACTCCTCGAACCCTTCTACAACAA GTTATTCCTGATGAGGGTGATTGACATTCCCTACCTGAACATGAGTGGACCTGACC TGCAGCCCAAGAGAGATCACGTCCTGTACGTCACCTTCCCTAAAGAGTGGAAGACCAGTGACCTGTACCAGCTCTTCAGCGCCTTCG GTAACATCCAGGTGTCGTGGATCGACGACACGTCGGCGTTCGTGTCTCTCAGTCAGACGGAGCAGGTGCAGATAG CCATGAACACCAGCCGCTACGCCGAGAGCTACCGCATCCAGACCTACGCCGAGTACCTGCAGGCCAGGCAGAAGAACACCTGCTCCAGCAGGAAGTGGGCCTCCGACGGCTGGGCGGACACTTCCTACAGTGCTGCTGCCATGGCGACCAGCCG GCTGCATGCAGTCAAGAGGAGCATCAGTCCGTCTCTGGAGGAGCAGAATCATGAGGCTGACAGCAGCTGGACGACCTACAGCGGCGTCAAGAAGATCAAGACTGACG GAAGCTGCTCACAAACATACGCTGATGTCGCTGGTTCAGAGGCGTCCTGTGATTGGCCCAGACTGCA GCCTGAGGGCGGAGCCTCTGTGAGCCCAGTGCAGGAGGAGGCGGAGCCCGAGGAGTCCTCAGCCAATCCGAGTCAAGGTAAAAGGAGCCGCAAGCACAAGAAGAGGAAGTCAGACG CTTCTGAAACGACGCCGCCGACCCTCTTCGACGTTCCTCGGGTTTGGTAG
- the LOC125271557 gene encoding bifunctional apoptosis regulator-like isoform X1: protein MGNYCAVIRRDCDWFICSAQRKRLMESEDPSAGLSTSEFTCHCCYEVLVDPTTLTCGHSFCRHCLATWWASTIRTDCPECQAIWQGFPKVNILLRDAVEKLFAADVSRRKQAVLSDPWLRHVLLAFQQQGETPGVQQRWQGWDAPAVNHVEINLMDLYSGVTAVLSCVVMVLLVYRTFTADSSHEMLLSKPLSRWSASDVTLWVEQLGVWTNHYKETFHREQINGRSLSALSDEDLSAAPFMIENQSHRRIILEELHKLRALQVSLNLWQYKDLNPGKTLFLLVSLRSSPRLTLLHLFLFDYGDTFLPFIHTCCPATRGGPADTLQDWPGWQQWAEFLLMYFLLPHQLLAAFAEHWLSVHCWTAGVVIVHATLMTVLDVSFYWTLWTRGEMRTLPKKLWLDVSEEMADWFLLVLLWPLVPLFIVNIDFYCQLFIKPFHTATRVKQTLLQTDR, encoded by the exons atgggAAATTACTGTGCAGTAATCAGACGCGACTGTGATTGGTTCATCTGCTCAGCGCAGAGAAAA AGGCTGATGGAGTCCGAGGACCCGTCGGCGGGACTGTCCACGTCTGAGTTCACCTGTCACTGCTGCTACGAGGTGCTGGTCGATCCCACCACGCTCACCTGCGGACACAGCTTCTGCCGCCACTGCCTGGCCACCTGGTGGGCGTCCACCATCCGCACCGACTGCCCAGAATGCCAAGCGATATGGCAGGGCTTTCCCAAAGTCAACATCCTGCTCCG ggaTGCGGTGGAGAAGCTGTTTGCCGCTGATGTGAGCCGCCGGAAGCAGGCCGTCCTGAGCGATCCGTGGCTCCGGCATGTTCTCCTGGCGTTCCAGCAGCAGGGGGAGACACCTGGGGTGCAGCAGAGATGGCAGGGATGGGACGCTCCTGCGGTGAACCACGTGGAGATCAACCTGATGGACCTCTACTCTGGAGTCACTGCAGTGCTGAGCTGCGTGGTT ATGGTGTTGTTAGTGTACCGCACGTTCACTGCCGACTCCAGTCACGAGATGCTGCTCAGTAAACCACTCAGCAGGTGGAGCGCTAGTGATGTCACACTGTGGGTGGAGCAACTGGGTGTCTGGACCAATCACTATAAAGAAACCTTCCACAGGGAGCAGATCAACGgcag atcaCTGTCTGCTCTCAGCGATGAGGATCTGTCCGCGGCTCCGTTCATGATCGAGAATCAGTCTCACAGACGGATCATCCTGGAGGAGCTGCACAAACTCAGAGCGCTCCAAGTCTCCCTGAACCTCTGGCAGtacaag GATCTGAATCCAGGGAAGACTCTGTTTCTGCTCGTCAGTCTGAGGAGTTCTCCGCGTCTGACGCTGCTCCACCTCTTCCTGTTTGATTACGGCGACACCTTCCTGCCCTTCATCCACACCTGCTGCCCTGCGACACGAGGCGGTCCGGCCGACACGCTG CAGGATTGGCCGGGCTGGCAGCAGTGGGCGGAGTTTCTGCTGATGTACTTCCTGTTGCCGCATCAGCTGCTGGCTGCGTTTGCTGAGCACTGGCTGAGCGTTCACTGCTGGACGGCCGGCGTCGTCATCGTTCACGCCACGTTAATGACGGTGCTGGACGTCTCCTTCTACTGGACGCTGTGGACGAGAGGAGAGATGAG GACGCTCCCTAAGAAGCTTTGGCTTGATGTGTCGGAGGAGATGGCAGACTGGTTTCTGTTGGTGCTGCTGTGGCCGCTGGTTCCTCTGTTCATCGTTAATATTGACTTCTACTGCCAGCTGTTTATCAAGCCCTTCCACACCGCGACGCGGGTCAAACAAACACTCCTGcaaacagacagataa
- the LOC125271557 gene encoding bifunctional apoptosis regulator-like isoform X2: MGNYCAVIRRDCDWFICSAQRKRLMESEDPSAGLSTSEFTCHCCYEVLVDPTTLTCGHSFCRHCLATWWASTIRTDCPECQAIWQGFPKVNILLRDAVEKLFAADVSRRKQAVLSDPWLRHVLLAFQQQGETPGVQQRWQGWDAPAVNHVEINLMDLYSGVTAVLSCVVMVLLVYRTFTADSSHEMLLSKPLSRWSASDVTLWVEQLGVWTNHYKETFHREQINGRSLSALSDEDLSAAPFMIENQSHRRIILEELHKLRALQVSLNLWQYKDLNPGKTLFLLVSLRSSPRLTLLHLFLFDYGDTFLPFIHTCCPATRGGPADTLDWPGWQQWAEFLLMYFLLPHQLLAAFAEHWLSVHCWTAGVVIVHATLMTVLDVSFYWTLWTRGEMRTLPKKLWLDVSEEMADWFLLVLLWPLVPLFIVNIDFYCQLFIKPFHTATRVKQTLLQTDR, encoded by the exons atgggAAATTACTGTGCAGTAATCAGACGCGACTGTGATTGGTTCATCTGCTCAGCGCAGAGAAAA AGGCTGATGGAGTCCGAGGACCCGTCGGCGGGACTGTCCACGTCTGAGTTCACCTGTCACTGCTGCTACGAGGTGCTGGTCGATCCCACCACGCTCACCTGCGGACACAGCTTCTGCCGCCACTGCCTGGCCACCTGGTGGGCGTCCACCATCCGCACCGACTGCCCAGAATGCCAAGCGATATGGCAGGGCTTTCCCAAAGTCAACATCCTGCTCCG ggaTGCGGTGGAGAAGCTGTTTGCCGCTGATGTGAGCCGCCGGAAGCAGGCCGTCCTGAGCGATCCGTGGCTCCGGCATGTTCTCCTGGCGTTCCAGCAGCAGGGGGAGACACCTGGGGTGCAGCAGAGATGGCAGGGATGGGACGCTCCTGCGGTGAACCACGTGGAGATCAACCTGATGGACCTCTACTCTGGAGTCACTGCAGTGCTGAGCTGCGTGGTT ATGGTGTTGTTAGTGTACCGCACGTTCACTGCCGACTCCAGTCACGAGATGCTGCTCAGTAAACCACTCAGCAGGTGGAGCGCTAGTGATGTCACACTGTGGGTGGAGCAACTGGGTGTCTGGACCAATCACTATAAAGAAACCTTCCACAGGGAGCAGATCAACGgcag atcaCTGTCTGCTCTCAGCGATGAGGATCTGTCCGCGGCTCCGTTCATGATCGAGAATCAGTCTCACAGACGGATCATCCTGGAGGAGCTGCACAAACTCAGAGCGCTCCAAGTCTCCCTGAACCTCTGGCAGtacaag GATCTGAATCCAGGGAAGACTCTGTTTCTGCTCGTCAGTCTGAGGAGTTCTCCGCGTCTGACGCTGCTCCACCTCTTCCTGTTTGATTACGGCGACACCTTCCTGCCCTTCATCCACACCTGCTGCCCTGCGACACGAGGCGGTCCGGCCGACACGCTG GATTGGCCGGGCTGGCAGCAGTGGGCGGAGTTTCTGCTGATGTACTTCCTGTTGCCGCATCAGCTGCTGGCTGCGTTTGCTGAGCACTGGCTGAGCGTTCACTGCTGGACGGCCGGCGTCGTCATCGTTCACGCCACGTTAATGACGGTGCTGGACGTCTCCTTCTACTGGACGCTGTGGACGAGAGGAGAGATGAG GACGCTCCCTAAGAAGCTTTGGCTTGATGTGTCGGAGGAGATGGCAGACTGGTTTCTGTTGGTGCTGCTGTGGCCGCTGGTTCCTCTGTTCATCGTTAATATTGACTTCTACTGCCAGCTGTTTATCAAGCCCTTCCACACCGCGACGCGGGTCAAACAAACACTCCTGcaaacagacagataa
- the LOC125271553 gene encoding uncharacterized protein LOC125271553: MDLHISAVLVFLLVTAGTETGRACSDPEHKHGSSQHSHFCYECTGLNYCVNKMAICPSGFSKCMTSTIVMEKGGTSLKIKKKECIDECQNGSFNYGILKTAYSCCDTDFCNARDAPDPRLNTPNGRTCYYCDGQSCSNTVSCSGTEDACITTTVTLGGQQMLVKGCITKSICSLLKCSFIKDLSCCEGNLCNGDKSDTQAVTPGFIYDGLNQSVTQSLIQSFTYHSAKSTTRRIPYNGEKSVTRRIPYSGEKSVTRSSSMHKGAKSDTQRMTYNGAKSVTHSFLFSALLLPAALILL, from the exons ATGGATCTGCACATCTCCGCTGTTCTCGTGTTTCTTCTGGTCACTGCGGGCACAGAGACGGGCCGTGCTTGCAGTGACCCTGAGCACAAACACGGATCCTCACAGCACTCTCACTTCTGTTACGAGTGCACGGGTTTGAACTACTGTGTGAACAAAATGGCGATTTGTCCCTCTGGATTCTCCAAGTGCATGACTTCAACAATCGTAATGGAAAAGG GTGGAACTAGTttgaaaattaagaaaaaagaaTGTATTGATGAATGTCAGAACGGTTCCTTTAACTACGGCATATTGAAGACGGCTTATTCCTGCTGCGACACCGACTTCTGTAACGCCAGAGATGCTCCAG ATCCCAGACTGAACACTCCCAATGGACGGACGTGTTATTACTGTGACGGACAGAGCTGCTCGAACACAGTGAGCTGTTCCGGCACTGAAGACGCTTGCATTACAACCACAG TGACACTCGGAGGACAACAGATGCTTGTAAAAGGCTGTATCACTAAATCTATATGTAGTCTCCTAAAATGCTCCTTTATTAAGGACCTCTCATGTTGTGAGGGGAACCTGTGTAACGGCGATAAGAGCGACACACAGGCCGTCACCCCGGGCTTCATATATGACGGTCTCAACCAGAGCGTCACCCAGAGCCTCATCCAGAGCTTCACGTATCACAGCGCGAAGAGCACCACCCGGAGAATCCCGTATAACGGCGAGAAGAGCGTCACCCGGAGAATCCCGTATAGCGGCGAGAAGAGCGTCACCCGGAGCTCCAGCATGCATAAGGGTGCGAAGAGCGACACCCAGAGGATGACGTATAACGGTGCTAAGAGCGTCACACACAGCTTCCTGTTCTCTGCTCTCCTACTTCCTGCTGCACTGATTCTACTATGA
- the parn gene encoding poly(A)-specific ribonuclease PARN isoform X2 — translation MEVTRQNFKEVLPEVCNAVQEADFISIDGEFTGISDGPSVSALTNGLDTPEERYTKLRKHSMNFLLFQFGICTFRYDQAQSTYITRAFNFYIFPKPFSRTSPDIKFICQSSSIDFLASQGFDFNKVFRSGIPYLTREEESQLREQYEERRSQMNGAGPVTYTPPSGTGVCSVPEDQRDFIRTVEQKVDALLNGSDQTLDLEPCTGFQRKLIYQTFNSKFPKLHVETLETEKKERFIQISKVDEEERRRREQQKQQREQEELNDAVGFSRVIRAISKSGKLVVGHNMLLDVMHTIHQFCAPLPEELDDFKEVAMSVFPRLLDTKLMASTQPFKEVISNTSLAELHKQLREKPFKSPTTECPEGLRSYDTSTEQLHEAGYDAFITGLCFISMANHLGSFLTPPKSHISARSKLLEPFYNKLFLMRVIDIPYLNMSGPDLQPKRDHVLYVTFPKEWKTSDLYQLFSAFGNIQVSWIDDTSAFVSLSQTEQVQIAMNTSRYAESYRIQTYAEYLQARQKNTCSSRKWASDGWADTSYSAAAMATSRLHAVKRSISPSLEEQNHEADSSWTTYSGVKKIKTDGSCSQTYADVAGSEASCDWPRLQPEGGASVSPVQEEAEPEESSANPSQASETTPPTLFDVPRVW, via the exons ATGGAGGTCACGAGACAGA ATTTTAAGGAGGTTCTTCCAGAGGTGTGTAACGCGGTGCAGGAGGCGGATTTCATCTCGATAGACGGAGAGTTCACAG GAATCAGTGACGGGCCGTCAGTCAGTGCTCTGACCAATGGACTGGACACACCGGAGGAGAGATACACCAAACTGAGGAag CACTCCATGAACTTCTTGCTGTTCCAGTTCGGCATCTGCACCTTCAGATACGACCAGGCCCAGTCGAC GTACATCACTAGAGCCTTCAACTTCTACATCTTCCCCAAGCCCTTCAGCCGCACGTCTCCAGACATCAAGTTCATCTGTCAG AGCTCCAGCATCGACTTCCTGGCCAGCCAGGGCTTCGACTTCAACAAGGTGTTCCGCAGCG GGATCCCGTACCTGACGCGGGAGGAGGAGTCTCAGCTGAGGGAGCAGTATGAGGAGAGGCGGAGTCAGATGAACGGGGCGGGGCCGGTCACGTACACGCCCCCCTCGGGAACGGGCGTCTGCAGCGTGCCTGAGGACCAGAGAGACTTCATCAGGACCGTGGA gcaGAAGGTGGACGCTCTCCTGAACGGCTCTGATCAGACTCTGGATCTGGAGCCCTGCACCGG GTTTCAGAGGAAGCTCATCTATCAGACGTTCAACTCAAA GTTTCCTAAACTTCACGTGGAGACGCTGGAGACAGAGAAG aagGAGCGTTTCATCCAGATCAGTAAGGTGGATGaagaggagaggaggaggagagagcAGCAGAAACAGCAGAGAGAGCAG GAAGAGCTGAACGACGCTGTGGGTTTCTCTAGGGTTATTAGAGCCATCTCCAAATCT GGGAAGCTGGTGGTGGGTCACAACATGCTGCTGGACGTCATGCACACCATCCATCAGTTCTGCGCGCCGCTGCCTGAG gaGCTGGACGACTTTAAGGAGGTGGCCATGTCTGTGTTTCCCAG GTTGTTGGACACCAAGCTGATGGCATCCACGCAGCCCTTCAAG GAGGTCATCAGCAACACATCACTGGCTGAACTGCACAAACAGCTGAGAGAGAAACCCTTCAAATCTCCCACCActg AGTGTCCTGAAGGCCTCCGGAGTTACGACACGTCCACAGAGCAGCTTCATGAAGCAGGTTATGACGCCTTCATCACTGGACTGTGCTTCATCTCCATGGCAAACCACCTGg GGTCTTTCCTCACTCCTCCAAAGAGTCACATCTCTGCTCGCTCCAAACTCCTCGAACCCTTCTACAACAA GTTATTCCTGATGAGGGTGATTGACATTCCCTACCTGAACATGAGTGGACCTGACC TGCAGCCCAAGAGAGATCACGTCCTGTACGTCACCTTCCCTAAAGAGTGGAAGACCAGTGACCTGTACCAGCTCTTCAGCGCCTTCG GTAACATCCAGGTGTCGTGGATCGACGACACGTCGGCGTTCGTGTCTCTCAGTCAGACGGAGCAGGTGCAGATAG CCATGAACACCAGCCGCTACGCCGAGAGCTACCGCATCCAGACCTACGCCGAGTACCTGCAGGCCAGGCAGAAGAACACCTGCTCCAGCAGGAAGTGGGCCTCCGACGGCTGGGCGGACACTTCCTACAGTGCTGCTGCCATGGCGACCAGCCG GCTGCATGCAGTCAAGAGGAGCATCAGTCCGTCTCTGGAGGAGCAGAATCATGAGGCTGACAGCAGCTGGACGACCTACAGCGGCGTCAAGAAGATCAAGACTGACG GAAGCTGCTCACAAACATACGCTGATGTCGCTGGTTCAGAGGCGTCCTGTGATTGGCCCAGACTGCA GCCTGAGGGCGGAGCCTCTGTGAGCCCAGTGCAGGAGGAGGCGGAGCCCGAGGAGTCCTCAGCCAATCCGAGTCAAG CTTCTGAAACGACGCCGCCGACCCTCTTCGACGTTCCTCGGGTTTGGTAG
- the LOC125271557 gene encoding bifunctional apoptosis regulator-like isoform X3, translating to MESEDPSAGLSTSEFTCHCCYEVLVDPTTLTCGHSFCRHCLATWWASTIRTDCPECQAIWQGFPKVNILLRDAVEKLFAADVSRRKQAVLSDPWLRHVLLAFQQQGETPGVQQRWQGWDAPAVNHVEINLMDLYSGVTAVLSCVVMVLLVYRTFTADSSHEMLLSKPLSRWSASDVTLWVEQLGVWTNHYKETFHREQINGRSLSALSDEDLSAAPFMIENQSHRRIILEELHKLRALQVSLNLWQYKDLNPGKTLFLLVSLRSSPRLTLLHLFLFDYGDTFLPFIHTCCPATRGGPADTLQDWPGWQQWAEFLLMYFLLPHQLLAAFAEHWLSVHCWTAGVVIVHATLMTVLDVSFYWTLWTRGEMRTLPKKLWLDVSEEMADWFLLVLLWPLVPLFIVNIDFYCQLFIKPFHTATRVKQTLLQTDR from the exons ATGGAGTCCGAGGACCCGTCGGCGGGACTGTCCACGTCTGAGTTCACCTGTCACTGCTGCTACGAGGTGCTGGTCGATCCCACCACGCTCACCTGCGGACACAGCTTCTGCCGCCACTGCCTGGCCACCTGGTGGGCGTCCACCATCCGCACCGACTGCCCAGAATGCCAAGCGATATGGCAGGGCTTTCCCAAAGTCAACATCCTGCTCCG ggaTGCGGTGGAGAAGCTGTTTGCCGCTGATGTGAGCCGCCGGAAGCAGGCCGTCCTGAGCGATCCGTGGCTCCGGCATGTTCTCCTGGCGTTCCAGCAGCAGGGGGAGACACCTGGGGTGCAGCAGAGATGGCAGGGATGGGACGCTCCTGCGGTGAACCACGTGGAGATCAACCTGATGGACCTCTACTCTGGAGTCACTGCAGTGCTGAGCTGCGTGGTT ATGGTGTTGTTAGTGTACCGCACGTTCACTGCCGACTCCAGTCACGAGATGCTGCTCAGTAAACCACTCAGCAGGTGGAGCGCTAGTGATGTCACACTGTGGGTGGAGCAACTGGGTGTCTGGACCAATCACTATAAAGAAACCTTCCACAGGGAGCAGATCAACGgcag atcaCTGTCTGCTCTCAGCGATGAGGATCTGTCCGCGGCTCCGTTCATGATCGAGAATCAGTCTCACAGACGGATCATCCTGGAGGAGCTGCACAAACTCAGAGCGCTCCAAGTCTCCCTGAACCTCTGGCAGtacaag GATCTGAATCCAGGGAAGACTCTGTTTCTGCTCGTCAGTCTGAGGAGTTCTCCGCGTCTGACGCTGCTCCACCTCTTCCTGTTTGATTACGGCGACACCTTCCTGCCCTTCATCCACACCTGCTGCCCTGCGACACGAGGCGGTCCGGCCGACACGCTG CAGGATTGGCCGGGCTGGCAGCAGTGGGCGGAGTTTCTGCTGATGTACTTCCTGTTGCCGCATCAGCTGCTGGCTGCGTTTGCTGAGCACTGGCTGAGCGTTCACTGCTGGACGGCCGGCGTCGTCATCGTTCACGCCACGTTAATGACGGTGCTGGACGTCTCCTTCTACTGGACGCTGTGGACGAGAGGAGAGATGAG GACGCTCCCTAAGAAGCTTTGGCTTGATGTGTCGGAGGAGATGGCAGACTGGTTTCTGTTGGTGCTGCTGTGGCCGCTGGTTCCTCTGTTCATCGTTAATATTGACTTCTACTGCCAGCTGTTTATCAAGCCCTTCCACACCGCGACGCGGGTCAAACAAACACTCCTGcaaacagacagataa